Proteins found in one Carassius auratus strain Wakin chromosome 12, ASM336829v1, whole genome shotgun sequence genomic segment:
- the LOC113111403 gene encoding clarin-3-like, producing MPSSEKLAHFLSSAGLCAAGVALLAFGMSTDWADAVLDCGPPGTTEFNGTSTLETGLFNGTETKIRCPRIDSAGKQVIVFARLAKVAGAPIILHALVVILLALALFGSAGSILVTLYNSFSNPYQTYMGPIGLYTCSGLSVSVATLALILYVSNIFLGEMFQTLVKADEINVQLKNPKITLKAGFFLLIPYIGLNSLAILVVYLYVHAAYTRRKEQEKPTEDAPKEIMMY from the exons ATGCCGTCTTCGGAGAAACTAGCGCATTTCTTGTCAAGTGCTGGTTTATGTGCAGCTGGAGTGGCTTTATTGGCTTTCGGGATGTCGACAGATTGGGCCGATGCCGTCTTGGACTGCGGTCCGCCCGGAACTACAGAGTTCAATGGAACCTCCACTCTCGAAACTGGCCTTTTCAATGGCACAGAAACCAAAATCAGATGTCCCAGGATTGACTCAGCTGGAAAACAAGTGATCG TGTTCGCCCGTCTGGCGAAAGTAGCAGGCGCTCCGATCATCCTGCACGCTCTGGTTGTCATCCTGTTGGCTCTGGCTCTTTTCGGGTCTGCAGGCAGTATTCTGGTCACACTGTACAACAGCTTCAGTAACCCATATCAGACATACATGGGACCGATAGGACTGTACACATGCAGTGGACTCAGCG TAAGCGTGGCCACCCTGGCACTGATTCTATACGTGTCGAACATCTTCCTGGGCGAGATGTTCCAGACACTGGTGAAAGCAGATGAAATCAACGTGCAGTTGAAGAATCCAAAAATTACGCTAAAGGCAGGGTTCTTCCTCCTGATACCGTACATCGGCCTCAACTCGCTGGCCATCCTCGTGGTCTATCTGTACGTCCACGCTGCGTACACTCGCCGCAAAGAGCAGGAGAAACCAACTGAGGATGCACCCAAAGAGATCATGATGTACTAA